The proteins below come from a single Dinghuibacter silviterrae genomic window:
- a CDS encoding RHS repeat domain-containing protein, protein MKIKSFLLCIALMAFLATRAQVNFQFPGMQAQTAPITGGPQVGDTAVASDAEYIADYVNKTSLIDSAFIKNIVTFRLNEALPFVISKPFTAVLTYKVYFTGKDGKTYDSVGNTLTLTIHYDTARAATYPVSNSLVFYNGYQVKVKVIGITGADASVLPLLEVDNTVQYRNYYKFDCSNSAVTQLNITQPATAVGSIPDELPVHWAAVPGVTGYDLEWTYIDSSAYLSGRYGQPGTQTFYQNIFTNNATRVNLADTSTGYAIPLIFEKQGILFMRVRSVETLPSGPRMESDWKAYNTFGFSGHQTNLNWQSTTSFAEGGRKLSKVRYFDGSFRERQAVAKDNTTQTTIVSENFYDYQGRIQIKVMDAPTINTLIEYTPQFNNVNNGEYDKSHYDRPLSVYTCNAHADSMSSMQSGAAMYYSPNNPERANAYNQWIPDAQGYPFSETKYLDDNTGRLAAQGGLGPHHQLGSGHESLYYFGNPDQTELDGLFGTEAGYASHYLKNLIRDANGQYMITYIDIHGHTVATALAGNVPDSIKLDNLPNRKDSVLTKTMTDSTNNIVRDLTTESSKSLMLTQADNVVFNYTLPPSVLTLKNCNGQPVNYPCLYDLVITVTDDCKNQKTGGQPFVYSRQGISAATPVSFTVSLPEGSYMVTKRLSINQATLNYYADTLFLQNNLCRSLTSFVNAYIDSFKVTHPGCGNTDCGSCLAALGTYASFRASFIAQNGWTGMTITAAMESTIQTEYNRQVANCNLLCPKTANHIDEVTSDMQQDMTPPFGQYADSTKIDAWSIFRTVLIRVPPFRFRIAQFYQEDTIHYLDENGQLDHVYINGVATLPNNLTRAQFVDNFKPSWANALLKCHPEYARLQYLIRTVSRASYDWDNDFSGTTTFSAAYAKGYLNPTGNPGFVHLFSDMSFPINAHPPIVDSFFIRDKPQLSNMNANMQRYYFRPRVDTASIWGLASGTGFCNPNDKACALSNKYFPFSDTSSCKGSADMAWKSFMSLYETRKQQIIQSLILALYPMPGTLETDFQTGVHTSEFETNTSTIISDSLGINSTDTTQAGLAKSKAAIAAQISGSANSCAAYASVWWSQLASCTTAKLLPDSAAIINALVTVCQKGTDANHPNGASSIAPGTTNNFQSFDDVIAYYVHQYNQTHSDAISTVACNGELILYPQSYSAPSSQQNVLIYAKPDSCQCSRVTSLYSSYQALSSFYTSFSDYVQKNLGVSISEGTLDSLRSLCSGQISCVYLAHPISIPPALQCGYTSSCVNCAAFQKWVDSFHVAYPDINPSSDFTDSLQVQKNQLFTAYMNNKLGFSKTYDAYLAFIDTCGLMSPSPAQCASLQWTVYNPGTGLYVDADLYNAAIDNLQPAAQFFTGSAFQGPSSSVAGDYVLVDKVDNIPVQDSVVVMQWRIKPASPTDVVNPVIETGNNTYMGAVWAKDPADTTWLISQTTVRVSGGYVNGMGLQSNSHGLLASWVKVLDASTSAVLFSSYFPESAACAGAITNTTTTLCPDPTPPIPYMPPTAPSPCADSTNWATSRAMNVYNYYSDSVQGSFQNAYIGLCLRATQKESFTATQSIDEYQYTLYYYDQAGNLVKTVPPAGVARNYDPTWLKQVDLARANGQALTPAHTLITQYRYNTVNKMTTSQTPDEGTAAFWYDREQRGVLNQNAKQRVEGNNYSYNIYDALDRKIETGQINNASGAVAATVTQTPVSLQRWLANNTANRYMVTTTVYDQAGPSSIGPWLTQDPSTLRNRVSYKTMAPGQSGVQPLYTTYYSYDIDGNIKSVLQDYGTTGPMPASGQRYKRVDYQYDLICGRIDAVLYQVGKPDAYMQFNLYDAGNRVTDVFTSSDSVTIEHEANYSYYKHGQVARYLLGENQVQGVDVAFTLQGWLKGINSTSLNPAADMGADGAGTNQATRYVGQDAFGLSMNYFDGDYASITNTAVFNGWKQALGAAYKPLYNGNISSSALNIGAFNSARMYAYTYDQLNRITAMDVSTGSAPGTGTNLWDNGLTGTGEYKERVAYDANGNILRYFRNGYGNTLGMDSLVYAYTPGTNRLDHIHDSVPAGNYPNDIDNQVPLNYGYDAIGDLTSDRQSQINAITWTVYGKIATIQKTTGTISYQYDAALHRIGKSSLGTNTWYVTDAMGEVLAVYSGNGMARQEQYMYGRRRLGVIDNPAGGTGTSQYLGSKLGTGTVFSFIRGNKRFELSNQLGNVLVTVSDRKLAVPGPDGSTVAYYQPLVINAQDYYPFGSLMPGRNMALTGTGLYRYGFNGKENDNDVKGEGDQQDYGMRIYDPRVGRFLSGDPMAAQFPDLSPYQFASNRPIQGVDLDGLEFFWDAKRYGGAQPMYLFDHNFSLANEKFTWKVFQPQLGKDNIDDQEYIEKAFDVEEENELEDPPGAKAENNPSDPKSQWREWSEQREKVDGVGDGIGLAISIFKETNKLIKIWGHMDLFQKASGSLIAVAQAEVLVTNAIESKGFPSKFRNDPADNKLNRELLGNLANYLVTGEPPIDYPQDYQDLIKAWGNLLLKKQDAINKKNDSPGYDFSKEKTVFITVRQADGVTKQIALPNSPDPDLLDAYKKLEAISSGELHSKNNEVHVKATPQW, encoded by the coding sequence ATGAAGATCAAGTCATTCTTACTGTGCATAGCGTTGATGGCCTTTCTGGCCACCCGGGCCCAGGTGAATTTCCAGTTCCCGGGCATGCAGGCCCAGACGGCCCCGATCACCGGCGGCCCCCAGGTGGGGGACACGGCCGTGGCTTCGGACGCGGAATACATCGCCGACTATGTCAACAAGACGAGTTTGATTGACTCGGCCTTTATCAAAAATATCGTCACCTTCCGGTTGAACGAGGCGCTGCCGTTTGTTATTTCAAAACCGTTTACGGCAGTGCTTACGTATAAAGTGTATTTCACCGGGAAGGATGGCAAAACTTATGACTCTGTTGGCAATACCCTGACGCTTACCATACACTATGACACAGCCCGGGCCGCCACTTACCCGGTATCCAACAGCCTCGTTTTTTACAACGGCTACCAGGTGAAGGTCAAAGTGATCGGGATCACCGGGGCCGACGCTTCCGTCCTCCCACTCCTGGAGGTAGACAACACCGTACAGTACCGGAACTACTATAAGTTTGACTGTAGCAATTCTGCAGTAACGCAGTTGAATATAACACAACCGGCCACTGCGGTTGGTTCCATACCCGACGAATTACCGGTACATTGGGCCGCTGTTCCCGGTGTAACAGGCTATGACCTGGAATGGACGTATATCGACTCCTCTGCATACCTCAGCGGCCGTTACGGACAGCCGGGAACGCAGACATTTTACCAGAATATATTTACCAACAACGCGACCCGGGTTAATCTTGCAGACACGTCGACCGGCTACGCGATCCCCCTTATTTTCGAGAAGCAGGGTATCCTTTTTATGAGGGTCCGGTCGGTGGAAACCCTGCCCAGCGGTCCCCGCATGGAATCGGACTGGAAGGCCTACAATACCTTTGGGTTTTCCGGTCACCAGACCAACCTGAACTGGCAGTCCACGACGAGTTTTGCGGAAGGTGGCAGGAAACTGTCCAAGGTGCGCTATTTCGACGGATCTTTCAGGGAGCGGCAAGCCGTGGCAAAAGACAATACGACCCAGACCACGATCGTCTCCGAGAATTTCTACGACTACCAGGGCCGGATCCAGATCAAAGTAATGGATGCGCCAACCATCAATACGCTGATCGAATATACCCCCCAGTTTAATAATGTCAATAATGGGGAGTACGACAAAAGCCACTACGACCGGCCGCTGTCGGTGTATACCTGCAATGCCCATGCGGATAGTATGAGCAGTATGCAAAGCGGTGCCGCTATGTATTATTCGCCCAATAACCCCGAACGGGCGAACGCCTATAACCAATGGATACCCGATGCCCAGGGGTATCCTTTTTCGGAGACCAAATACCTCGACGACAATACAGGCCGTTTGGCGGCCCAGGGCGGGTTAGGACCCCATCATCAATTGGGGAGCGGGCACGAATCCCTGTATTATTTCGGTAACCCCGACCAGACAGAGCTGGATGGGCTTTTCGGGACCGAAGCCGGTTATGCCAGCCACTATTTGAAAAACCTGATCCGGGATGCCAACGGGCAATACATGATCACCTATATCGACATACATGGCCATACGGTGGCGACGGCGCTGGCGGGTAATGTCCCGGACAGCATCAAGCTGGACAACCTGCCGAACCGGAAAGACAGTGTACTGACAAAGACGATGACGGACAGCACGAACAATATTGTCCGGGACCTGACCACCGAGTCCTCCAAAAGCCTGATGCTGACCCAGGCCGACAATGTCGTCTTCAATTATACGTTGCCGCCGTCCGTCCTGACACTGAAAAATTGCAACGGACAACCGGTGAACTATCCCTGTTTGTACGACCTCGTGATCACCGTTACCGATGATTGTAAGAACCAAAAGACGGGTGGCCAACCTTTTGTATACAGCCGTCAGGGCATCTCTGCGGCCACCCCGGTCAGCTTCACGGTATCCCTGCCGGAGGGCAGCTATATGGTCACCAAAAGGCTTAGCATCAACCAGGCCACCCTCAATTATTACGCGGATACGCTTTTCCTTCAAAATAACCTCTGCCGGTCGCTGACCAGCTTTGTGAACGCGTATATCGACAGCTTCAAGGTGACCCACCCGGGTTGCGGCAATACCGATTGCGGATCCTGTCTGGCCGCCCTGGGCACCTATGCCAGTTTCCGGGCGTCCTTCATCGCCCAAAACGGCTGGACCGGCATGACCATTACCGCCGCCATGGAATCGACCATCCAGACGGAATATAACCGCCAGGTCGCCAATTGCAACCTGCTTTGTCCGAAAACGGCCAACCACATCGACGAGGTCACCAGCGATATGCAGCAGGATATGACCCCGCCCTTCGGACAATACGCCGATTCCACCAAGATCGATGCGTGGTCGATATTCCGTACTGTATTGATCAGGGTGCCCCCTTTCAGGTTCCGCATAGCGCAGTTTTATCAGGAGGACACGATTCATTACCTGGATGAGAACGGTCAGTTGGACCACGTCTATATCAATGGGGTGGCGACCTTGCCGAACAACCTGACAAGGGCACAATTCGTCGACAACTTTAAACCTTCCTGGGCGAACGCGTTGCTAAAGTGTCACCCCGAATACGCCCGCCTGCAATACCTCATCAGAACCGTCAGCCGGGCCAGCTATGACTGGGACAACGACTTCAGCGGTACGACGACCTTTAGCGCCGCCTATGCGAAAGGATACCTGAACCCTACGGGCAATCCGGGCTTTGTACACCTCTTCAGCGACATGTCGTTCCCGATCAACGCCCACCCGCCCATCGTGGACAGCTTCTTTATCCGGGACAAGCCCCAGCTTTCCAATATGAACGCGAACATGCAGCGGTATTATTTCCGGCCCAGGGTGGACACGGCTTCGATCTGGGGTCTGGCGTCCGGGACCGGTTTTTGCAACCCGAACGACAAAGCCTGTGCCTTGTCCAATAAATATTTCCCCTTTTCGGACACCTCTTCCTGTAAAGGGAGTGCGGATATGGCCTGGAAGTCCTTTATGAGTCTCTACGAGACCAGGAAGCAGCAGATCATCCAGTCTTTGATATTGGCGTTGTACCCGATGCCGGGCACGTTGGAGACCGACTTCCAGACCGGTGTCCATACGTCCGAATTTGAGACAAATACCTCCACGATCATCAGCGACAGCCTGGGCATCAATTCTACCGACACCACCCAGGCCGGGTTGGCCAAAAGCAAGGCGGCGATTGCCGCGCAGATCAGCGGATCGGCGAACAGTTGTGCCGCCTATGCCAGCGTCTGGTGGAGCCAGCTTGCCTCCTGTACAACGGCAAAACTCCTGCCGGACTCGGCTGCCATCATCAACGCCCTTGTGACGGTATGCCAAAAGGGGACCGACGCCAACCACCCGAACGGCGCCAGTTCGATCGCGCCCGGTACCACCAATAATTTCCAGAGCTTCGACGACGTCATCGCCTATTATGTACACCAATACAACCAAACCCACAGCGACGCCATCAGCACTGTGGCCTGTAACGGGGAGTTGATCCTATATCCTCAAAGCTACAGTGCCCCCAGTTCCCAACAGAACGTTCTGATATACGCAAAACCAGACTCCTGCCAGTGTTCGCGGGTGACGTCGCTCTATTCTTCGTATCAGGCGTTGTCTTCTTTTTATACCTCCTTTAGCGACTATGTTCAAAAGAACCTGGGCGTGTCTATATCGGAGGGTACTTTGGATTCGCTCCGGTCCTTGTGCAGCGGGCAGATCTCCTGTGTCTACCTGGCCCACCCGATCAGCATACCACCGGCCCTGCAATGCGGTTATACGTCCTCGTGTGTCAATTGCGCGGCCTTCCAGAAGTGGGTGGATTCCTTCCACGTGGCCTACCCGGACATCAATCCCTCCAGCGATTTCACCGACAGCCTGCAGGTCCAGAAGAACCAGCTCTTCACCGCGTATATGAACAACAAGCTTGGTTTTTCCAAGACGTACGATGCTTACCTGGCGTTCATCGACACTTGCGGCCTGATGTCCCCGTCACCCGCGCAATGCGCTTCTTTGCAATGGACGGTATACAACCCGGGCACCGGGCTTTATGTAGACGCAGACTTGTACAATGCGGCGATCGACAACCTCCAGCCTGCTGCCCAGTTCTTTACCGGGAGTGCCTTCCAGGGCCCTTCCAGCTCCGTGGCCGGTGACTATGTCCTGGTGGACAAGGTCGATAACATCCCCGTCCAGGACAGCGTCGTCGTGATGCAGTGGCGGATAAAACCCGCTTCCCCGACGGATGTGGTCAACCCTGTTATCGAGACCGGCAACAACACCTATATGGGCGCAGTGTGGGCAAAAGATCCGGCCGATACGACCTGGCTGATCTCCCAAACGACGGTCCGTGTGAGCGGGGGATACGTCAACGGGATGGGGCTTCAGTCCAACAGCCACGGCCTGCTGGCCAGTTGGGTAAAAGTGCTCGACGCGTCTACCTCCGCGGTGCTGTTCTCCAGCTACTTCCCCGAGTCGGCCGCCTGCGCGGGCGCCATCACCAATACGACGACAACCCTTTGCCCCGACCCGACACCTCCTATCCCGTATATGCCGCCAACGGCGCCGTCCCCTTGTGCGGATAGCACCAACTGGGCGACCAGCCGGGCCATGAATGTCTATAACTATTACTCGGACTCCGTACAAGGCAGCTTCCAGAACGCTTATATCGGGCTTTGCCTCCGGGCTACCCAAAAAGAAAGCTTTACCGCTACGCAATCCATCGACGAATACCAGTATACCTTGTATTACTACGACCAGGCCGGTAACTTGGTCAAAACGGTACCGCCTGCCGGGGTGGCGCGGAACTATGACCCCACCTGGCTCAAACAGGTGGACCTGGCAAGGGCCAACGGCCAGGCGCTGACGCCCGCCCATACACTCATCACCCAGTACCGGTACAACACGGTCAACAAAATGACCACCAGCCAGACGCCGGACGAAGGAACCGCCGCCTTTTGGTACGACCGGGAACAACGGGGCGTGTTGAATCAAAATGCCAAACAACGCGTGGAAGGGAACAATTATAGTTATAATATTTACGACGCTCTTGACCGGAAGATCGAAACCGGGCAAATCAACAACGCGTCCGGGGCCGTGGCGGCCACCGTAACCCAGACACCCGTGTCGTTACAACGGTGGCTGGCGAACAACACCGCCAACCGGTATATGGTGACGACCACCGTATACGACCAGGCGGGACCGTCTTCGATCGGTCCGTGGCTGACCCAGGATCCGTCAACGCTGCGCAACCGGGTATCGTATAAAACCATGGCCCCGGGCCAAAGCGGCGTACAGCCCTTGTATACGACCTACTATAGTTACGACATCGACGGCAATATAAAAAGCGTCCTCCAAGACTACGGAACGACGGGGCCCATGCCCGCCAGCGGTCAGCGGTACAAACGGGTCGATTACCAATACGACCTTATCTGCGGGCGTATCGATGCGGTTCTTTACCAGGTCGGTAAACCGGACGCCTATATGCAGTTCAACCTGTACGATGCCGGGAACCGCGTGACGGATGTGTTCACCTCGTCGGACTCGGTCACGATCGAACACGAGGCCAACTACAGCTATTACAAACACGGACAGGTTGCCCGCTACCTGTTGGGCGAAAACCAGGTGCAGGGGGTAGACGTCGCCTTCACCCTCCAGGGATGGCTCAAAGGGATCAACAGCACCAGCCTGAATCCCGCCGCCGATATGGGCGCGGACGGCGCCGGTACCAACCAGGCGACCCGGTATGTCGGCCAGGATGCGTTCGGGTTAAGCATGAACTACTTTGACGGAGATTATGCATCCATTACAAACACTGCCGTGTTCAACGGCTGGAAACAGGCCCTGGGCGCTGCTTACAAACCGTTGTATAACGGGAACATCAGCAGCAGTGCCCTAAATATCGGTGCCTTTAACAGCGCCAGGATGTATGCCTATACCTATGACCAGCTGAACCGGATCACGGCCATGGACGTATCGACGGGTAGTGCCCCCGGTACGGGGACCAACCTTTGGGACAATGGGCTGACCGGTACGGGCGAATACAAGGAGCGCGTCGCGTATGACGCCAACGGCAATATCCTCCGGTACTTCCGCAATGGGTATGGCAATACGCTGGGGATGGATAGCCTGGTCTATGCCTATACACCCGGGACGAATCGCCTGGACCATATCCATGATTCCGTCCCGGCGGGCAATTATCCCAATGATATAGACAACCAGGTTCCGCTCAACTACGGCTATGACGCCATAGGCGATTTGACCAGCGACCGCCAGTCCCAGATCAACGCAATCACCTGGACGGTCTATGGCAAAATAGCCACGATCCAGAAGACCACGGGGACGATCAGTTATCAATACGATGCCGCACTCCACCGGATCGGCAAGAGTTCCCTTGGCACCAATACCTGGTACGTCACCGACGCCATGGGTGAGGTACTGGCCGTGTACAGCGGCAACGGTATGGCGCGGCAGGAGCAATATATGTATGGCCGCCGCCGCCTGGGTGTCATCGACAATCCCGCCGGGGGCACGGGTACGAGCCAGTACCTCGGCAGTAAGCTGGGGACGGGTACCGTCTTTAGCTTTATAAGGGGGAATAAACGCTTTGAATTGTCCAACCAACTGGGGAACGTCCTCGTCACGGTCTCCGACCGGAAGCTGGCCGTGCCGGGGCCCGATGGCAGCACCGTGGCCTACTATCAGCCGCTGGTCATCAATGCCCAGGACTATTATCCCTTCGGCAGCCTGATGCCCGGCCGGAATATGGCCTTGACCGGCACGGGTCTTTACCGGTATGGTTTTAACGGCAAGGAGAACGACAATGACGTCAAGGGTGAAGGGGACCAGCAGGACTATGGTATGCGGATCTATGACCCGAGGGTGGGGCGTTTCCTCAGCGGAGACCCGATGGCGGCCCAGTTCCCAGACCTGTCGCCTTACCAGTTCGCCAGCAACCGGCCCATACAAGGGGTGGACCTGGATGGTCTGGAATTCTTCTGGGATGCCAAAAGGTACGGGGGGGCACAACCCATGTACCTATTCGATCATAATTTTTCCCTTGCCAACGAGAAATTCACCTGGAAAGTCTTTCAACCGCAACTGGGCAAAGACAATATAGACGACCAGGAGTACATCGAAAAAGCATTTGATGTAGAAGAGGAAAACGAGTTGGAAGACCCCCCGGGTGCAAAAGCGGAAAATAATCCCAGTGACCCGAAAAGCCAATGGAGAGAATGGAGCGAACAAAGGGAAAAGGTAGACGGCGTAGGAGATGGTATAGGGCTGGCCATATCCATTTTCAAGGAGACCAATAAGCTCATCAAGATCTGGGGTCATATGGATTTGTTTCAAAAGGCTTCGGGAAGCCTGATTGCTGTCGCCCAGGCGGAAGTATTGGTCACCAATGCGATCGAGTCGAAGGGCTTCCCCAGCAAATTCAGAAACGATCCCGCTGATAACAAGCTCAACCGGGAATTGCTGGGTAACCTTGCCAACTACCTGGTGACCGGGGAACCGCCCATTGATTACCCGCAGGATTACCAGGACCTGATCAAGGCATGGGGGAATCTGCTTCTGAAAAAGCAGGATGCGATCAATAAGAAGAATGATTCACCCGGTTATGACTTTAGTAAGGAGAAAACGGTGTTCATCACCGTTAGACAGGCCGATGGTGTAACAAAGCAAATCGCGTTGCCCAATTCACCCGATCCGGATTTGTTAGACGCATATAAAAAACTGGAGGCCATCAGCTCCGGTGAATTGCATAGCAAGAACAACGAAGTCCACGTGAAGGCGACGCCGCAATGGTAA
- a CDS encoding cytochrome D1 domain-containing protein has protein sequence MKNIVFSMLLSCISYTSFAQLLALSKNDHTLAIVDPVSLKVLAKVPVGADPHEVIASSDGRTAYVSIYGGGSLHEIDVIDLAAQKALPPIDTKPFFGPHGLDFADGKLWFTAEGSKCVVRLDPATGAFDWAMGTGQDRTHMVAVAPGAKTIYTTNVSSGTVSVLEETLMQGPGGPPPNGGGGAPRHTWTQTLIPVSRGCEGFDVTGQQLWTASAEDGKIYIIDLATRKVTATIDAHVQGANRLQFTPDGTRALITSLRNGDLVVYDVATHKDIKHIPIGHGAAGILVSPDGARAFIGCTPDNYLAVVDLKTLAVTGHIDVGGGPDGLAWVNH, from the coding sequence ATGAAAAACATCGTTTTCTCCATGCTTTTATCGTGTATTTCGTACACGTCGTTTGCGCAACTGCTCGCGCTCTCCAAAAATGACCATACCCTGGCCATCGTGGACCCCGTCTCGCTAAAGGTCCTCGCCAAAGTACCGGTGGGTGCCGATCCGCACGAGGTGATCGCTTCCTCTGACGGCCGGACGGCGTATGTCTCCATCTATGGGGGTGGCAGTCTTCACGAAATCGATGTCATCGACCTGGCCGCGCAAAAGGCTTTGCCTCCCATCGATACAAAACCTTTTTTCGGGCCGCATGGGCTCGACTTCGCAGACGGCAAGTTGTGGTTTACGGCCGAGGGCTCGAAGTGCGTGGTCCGGCTTGACCCCGCGACCGGGGCGTTTGACTGGGCCATGGGGACGGGGCAGGATAGGACGCATATGGTGGCTGTCGCGCCCGGCGCGAAGACGATATATACCACGAATGTGTCTTCGGGGACGGTCAGCGTCCTGGAGGAAACGCTGATGCAGGGACCCGGCGGGCCGCCTCCGAACGGCGGCGGCGGCGCACCGCGCCACACCTGGACCCAAACCCTCATCCCCGTCTCCCGGGGCTGCGAAGGCTTCGACGTGACGGGCCAACAGTTATGGACCGCGTCCGCCGAAGACGGCAAGATCTATATCATCGACCTGGCGACCCGTAAGGTCACAGCCACCATCGATGCCCATGTTCAAGGCGCCAACCGGTTACAGTTTACCCCCGACGGCACCCGCGCCCTGATCACCAGCCTCAGGAACGGAGACCTTGTCGTGTATGACGTGGCCACCCACAAGGACATTAAACATATCCCTATAGGCCACGGCGCCGCCGGGATCCTGGTGTCTCCCGACGGTGCACGGGCGTTTATTGGGTGTACGCCGGATAACTATCTCGCGGTCGTCGACCTGAAGACCCTGGCGGTCACCGGCCATATCGATGTCGGCGGCGGGCCGGATGGGCTTGCCTGGGTCAATCACTAA
- a CDS encoding NADPH-dependent F420 reductase, producing the protein MKVGILGSAEVGQALGRGFLAEGFEVMLGSRNTEKEELVEWREAHPGGLTGTFAETAAFGDLLVLACPGWAVEQVVALAGAPNFKGKVVIDVTNPTAPEAPVDGVLKFITTLDDSLMERTQRLLPEARLVKAFNSVGNYSMYRPAFAGGPPSMFICGNDPAARQTVADIVTRFGWETEDMGVAAAARAIEPLCMLWCIPGFLKNDWVHAFKVLR; encoded by the coding sequence ATGAAAGTAGGAATCCTGGGATCGGCCGAAGTGGGGCAAGCCCTTGGCCGTGGTTTTCTGGCGGAAGGGTTCGAGGTCATGCTCGGTTCCCGCAATACGGAGAAGGAAGAACTCGTTGAATGGAGGGAGGCGCATCCCGGCGGGTTGACCGGGACTTTTGCAGAGACGGCGGCCTTCGGAGATCTGCTGGTGCTGGCCTGTCCCGGGTGGGCGGTGGAACAGGTGGTGGCGCTGGCGGGTGCGCCGAACTTCAAAGGCAAAGTCGTCATCGACGTGACCAATCCCACTGCGCCGGAAGCACCGGTGGACGGGGTCCTGAAATTTATTACGACCCTGGACGATTCGTTGATGGAACGGACGCAGCGGTTGTTGCCGGAGGCCCGCCTGGTGAAAGCCTTTAACAGTGTCGGGAACTATTCGATGTACAGACCGGCGTTTGCCGGGGGGCCGCCCTCCATGTTTATCTGTGGCAACGATCCGGCGGCGAGGCAAACGGTGGCGGACATCGTCACCCGTTTTGGCTGGGAGACCGAGGACATGGGGGTCGCGGCGGCGGCCCGCGCCATCGAACCCTTGTGTATGTTGTGGTGCATCCCGGGATTCCTGAAGAACGACTGGGTGCATGCTTTTAAAGTATTGAGGTAA